One Paenibacillus riograndensis SBR5 DNA segment encodes these proteins:
- a CDS encoding PucR family transcriptional regulator — MTDSEPSFDRFFDSMESLADTLSESLQSQVTIEDSNHHVIGYSSHQFESDPARISTIIGKRVPNAVIIGLRKKGVMHQLENTAHPIRIPAVMEVGLGPRLAMCIRHHQEILGYIWVVDRGNLAEGHAERVVEKAAGIAGRYLLKQRGWKTRQEKAHEDFFWKLLTSHYETEPRIRQEAEGFSILLPESYYIGVLESDKTIDERFIQRFRQLAETDASQRLLFLTAEHNRLILLFSFAFPVEDPELLSSYVHKLIQELGQSESCVLTAGCSPGYREYLSAAAAYREALTILEVKKLLPYHARHLLLYEEIGFWAYIPAIMEQKRSRSRKSRLLYPLKAHDREHKSDFLKTIAVYLTLNGNLKEAAAFLHIHTNTLMYRLNRIAEITGRSLKETDYRTSVYLDILTEETAQLNGWFQEGK, encoded by the coding sequence ATGACAGATTCTGAGCCATCATTTGATCGTTTTTTTGACAGTATGGAATCCCTGGCGGATACCCTCAGCGAGTCGCTGCAGTCGCAGGTGACGATTGAGGACAGCAATCATCACGTGATCGGATACAGCTCCCATCAGTTCGAGAGCGATCCTGCGCGCATCTCCACCATTATCGGCAAACGGGTCCCGAACGCGGTCATCATCGGCCTGCGCAAAAAAGGTGTGATGCACCAGCTTGAGAACACCGCGCATCCCATCCGCATCCCGGCGGTCATGGAAGTGGGGCTGGGTCCAAGGCTGGCGATGTGCATCCGGCATCATCAGGAGATCCTCGGCTATATCTGGGTCGTGGACAGAGGCAATCTGGCCGAGGGGCATGCCGAGCGCGTGGTCGAGAAGGCTGCCGGGATTGCCGGCCGCTACCTGCTGAAGCAGCGCGGCTGGAAGACCAGGCAGGAGAAGGCGCATGAGGATTTTTTCTGGAAGCTGCTGACCTCCCACTACGAAACGGAGCCGCGTATCCGCCAGGAGGCTGAAGGCTTCTCGATCCTTTTGCCGGAGAGCTATTACATCGGGGTGCTGGAGAGTGACAAGACCATCGACGAACGTTTCATACAGCGTTTCCGCCAGCTGGCGGAAACGGATGCCAGCCAGCGGCTGCTGTTTTTGACCGCCGAGCATAACCGGCTGATTCTCCTGTTCTCCTTTGCGTTCCCGGTGGAGGATCCGGAGCTGCTGTCTTCGTACGTACACAAGCTGATTCAAGAGCTTGGCCAAAGCGAGAGCTGTGTTCTGACGGCGGGCTGCAGTCCCGGCTACCGGGAATACCTCTCTGCTGCCGCTGCATACCGGGAAGCGCTGACCATCCTGGAGGTCAAAAAACTGCTGCCCTATCATGCCCGCCACCTGCTGCTGTATGAGGAAATCGGTTTTTGGGCGTACATTCCGGCCATTATGGAGCAGAAGCGGAGCCGGTCGCGCAAAAGCCGGCTGCTCTATCCGCTGAAAGCGCATGACCGGGAGCATAAAAGCGATTTTCTCAAAACCATCGCTGTGTATCTGACACTAAATGGCAATCTCAAGGAAGCTGCGGCCTTTCTGCATATCCACACCAACACTTTGATGTACCGGCTGAACCGGATCGCTGAGATTACGGGCCGGAGCCTCAAGGAAACCGATTACCGCACCTCGGTCTATCTGGATATTCTGACAGAGGAGACCGCCCAGCTGAATGGCTGGTTTCAGGAAGGAAAATGA
- a CDS encoding protein-glutamine gamma-glutamyltransferase, translating to MTVPKLLRTNRRPDTYNNLSIVTRKGKWIVAYGYGSPDSGFERSMRERIIETAKAMNVGGTDFSTFKDSRCNPKYWIRTANGGFQQRSDVTPSAAINDIFVNGRLYAFECAMAMVMIFYKATIDMIGEEAFNRHFTDLFLWDWNYDSNLRMITTFDPSEMEPGDVVYFKNPDHDPDKPEWQGENAVMLGNDSYYGHGLGIKSANAMIASLNRERVPGSRTSAYLTDEALHPDFAYIQTLASRSAVTLKRNGDGRNKIFSRIGVKSYVIK from the coding sequence ATGACTGTACCCAAACTGCTGCGCACCAACCGGAGGCCCGACACGTACAATAACCTATCTATTGTGACAAGAAAGGGGAAATGGATAGTGGCCTATGGATATGGGAGTCCTGACTCGGGATTCGAACGGAGTATGAGGGAACGGATCATTGAAACAGCCAAGGCGATGAATGTTGGAGGCACGGATTTTTCCACATTTAAAGATTCGCGCTGCAACCCGAAATATTGGATTCGTACTGCGAACGGCGGGTTCCAGCAGCGGAGCGACGTCACCCCTTCGGCAGCAATCAACGATATTTTTGTAAATGGGCGGCTGTATGCTTTCGAATGTGCCATGGCGATGGTCATGATTTTCTACAAGGCAACGATTGATATGATTGGGGAGGAGGCGTTTAACCGGCATTTCACCGATCTGTTCCTGTGGGACTGGAACTATGACAGCAACCTGCGGATGATCACTACGTTTGATCCCTCGGAAATGGAGCCCGGAGACGTCGTATACTTCAAAAACCCTGACCATGACCCGGATAAGCCGGAATGGCAGGGTGAAAATGCGGTAATGCTCGGCAATGACAGCTATTATGGACACGGGCTGGGGATCAAAAGTGCAAACGCCATGATTGCATCGCTTAACCGTGAAAGAGTTCCGGGGAGCCGGACATCAGCCTATCTTACGGATGAAGCGCTGCACCCGGATTTTGCTTATATACAGACTCTGGCCAGCCGGTCTGCCGTGACTCTGAAGAGAAACGGTGATGGACGGAATAAGATTTTCTCCAGAATCGGGGTTAAATCCTACGTCATTAAATAG